The Phoenix dactylifera cultivar Barhee BC4 chromosome 17, palm_55x_up_171113_PBpolish2nd_filt_p, whole genome shotgun sequence genome contains a region encoding:
- the LOC103721860 gene encoding F-box protein At2g26160-like: MDAFTPDWSELPKELLSQIASRLPLLSDYLRFTIVCKPWAAARRAARPPLERPWMLPFNQPHHALDGHLVFLPLANRRPLRLYVPELFHRWICGASRGWFITVDRQLHMHLVHPFAHTQIPLPVPPSLGMERLYAAQCLRGRSLLKAVLSADPVVDPTGCIIMAINGATGKLTFCRPGDARWTVINDPYGIYSDLIHYNGRFYAAPADPAVVVCDLASPVPRTSICVSTGGRSGYPNYLVEVDGDLLFVARLRCIALIEYGEQICRTFKIEVFKLDNETGTWVETKDLGKMALLLTPDQAVPILEEEFPGCKKNFIYFTDLHYNNHAMCKFEEAGMFDLENGMLHPFTQKELFSPLYEPSIFMTPVLYPGGEARSPETVAGPSQTQDASA; this comes from the exons ATGGACGCCTTCACCCCCGACTGGTCGGAGCTCCCGAAGGAGCTCCTTTCCCAGATCGCCTCCcgcctccccctcctctccgACTACCTCCGCTTCACCATCGTCTGCAAGCCCTGGGCCGCCGCCCGCCGCGCCGCCCGGCCCCCCCTCGAGCGCCCCTGGATGCTCCCCTTCAACCAGCCCCACCACGCCTTGGACGGCCACCTCGTCTTCCTCCCCCTCGCCAACCGCCGCCCCCTCCGTCTCTACGTCCCCGAGCTCTTCCACCGCTGGATCTGCGGCGCCTCCCGCGGCTGGTTCATCACCGTCGACCGCCAGCTCCACATGCACCTCGTCCACCCTTTCGCCCACACCCAGATCCCCCTTCCTGTCCCGCCTTCCCTCGGAATGGAAAGGCTTTACGCTGCCCAGTGCCTCCGCGGCCGCTCCCTCTTGAAGGCCGTCCTCTCTGCCGACCCCGTCGTTGATCCCACTGGCTGCATCATCATGGCGATAAATGGTGCGACCGGCAAGCTCACGTTTTGCCGCCCTGGCGATGCCAGATGGACCGTCATCAATGATCCTTATGGCATCTACTCCGATCTCATCCACTACAACGGCCGCTTTTACGCTGCCCCCGCCGATCCCGCCGTCGTGGTCTGCGACCTCGCGAGCCCAGTCCCGAGAACTAGTATCTGTGTTTCCACCGGTGGGCGCAGTGGCTACCCGAATTATCtagtggaagtcgatggagaccTTCTATTTGTCGCTCGGCTCCGGTGCATTGCTTTGATAGAGTATGGGGAACAGATCTGCAGGACGTTCAAAATTGAAGTTTTTAAGCTGGATAATGAGACGGGAACGTGGGTAGAGACCAAGGATTTGGGGAAGATGGCGTTGCTTTTGACCCCCGATCAGGCTGTGCCGATCTTGGAGGAGGAATTTCCTGGATGCAAGAAAAATTTCATCTATTTTACAGACCTTCACTACAATAATCATGCGATGTGCAAGTTTGAGGAAGCGGGGATGTTTGATTTGGAAAATGGCATGCTCCATCCTTTCACTCAGAAAGAACTATTTAGCCCTCTGTATGAGCCATCCATCTTTATGACTCCTGTTTTATACCCTGGAGGAGAAGCTAG GTCTCCAGAAACTGTTGCTGGACCATCTCAAACACAGGATGCTTCTGCATAG
- the LOC103721861 gene encoding MLO-like protein 14, whose protein sequence is MVEQSEEMRSLALTPTWSVAAVLTIFVAVSLLVERSIHRLSNWLRKTHRHPLFEALEKMKGELMLLGFISLLLTATSRTISNICIDSKFYDGNFSPCARDEVKDAKDAENDSPQYHRRLMAFVLHHSVKRTLSEDNQKTCTEGHEPFVSYEGLEQLHRFIFVMAITHVSYSCLTMLLAIIKIHAWRKWEEEAHRDQHDSYSEITRTLTMRRQSTFVKFHLSSAWSRNNFVVWMTCFFRQFGQSVVRADYLTLRRGFILNHHLTSRYDFHSYMVRSMEEEFKRIVGVSAPLWGFVVAFMLFNVKGVNLYFWIAIIPVTIVLLVGAKLQHVIATLALENAGLSGFGARLKPRDDLFWFKKPELLLSLIHFILFQNAFELASFFWFWWQFGYNSCFIRNHFLVYARLILGFAGQFLCSYSTLPLYGLVTQMGSNYKAALIPQRIREAIHGWGKEARKRRKHRCGIGDSTIHTETSTVCSIEEDEELLMDPSVNSYINIELQPSSTTTTTDIISNHSTIRNGHSNYSSAEAPLLRSSVSEPSSPALSLLRGHGISRSASMPIWRG, encoded by the exons ATGGTGGAACAATCTGAAGAAATGCGGTCACTGGCACTGACCCCCACATGGTCGGTGGCCGCCGTGTTGACAATCTTTGTTGCAGTTTCTTTGCTTGTGGAAAGATCCATTCATCGCCTAAGCAAT TGGTTGAGGAAAACCCATAGGCACCCACTTTTTGAAGCATTGGAGAAAATGAAAGGAG AACTAATGCTATTAGGCTTTATATCACTGCTTCTGACGGCCACCTCAAGAACAATTTCAAATATTTGCATTGACTCAAAGTTCTATGATGGTAATTTTTCTCCATGCGCCAGAGATGAGGTCAAGGATGCCAAAGATGCAGAGAATGACTCACCCCAATATCACAGGAGACTAATGGCCTTTGTTCTTCACCATTCAGTTAAGAGGACACTGTCTGAAGACAATCAGAAGACATGTACAGAG GGTCATGAGCCATTTGTATCGTATGAGGGTCTGGAACAGCTTCACCGGTTTATATTTGTCATGGCCATAACTCATGTATCCTACAGCTGCTTAACAATGTTGCTGGCTATTATTAAG ATACATGCATGGAGAAAATGGGAAGAAGAGGCTCATCGAGATCAGCATGATTCATATTCTG AAATCACCAGAACATTGACAATGAGAAGGCAGTCAACATTTGTAAAGTTTCACTTGTCAAGTGCTTGGAGCAGAAATAACTTTGTCGTTTGGATG ACCTGTTTTTTCCGCCAGTTTGGACAATCTGTTGTACGAGCAGACTACCTTACCCTCCGTAGAGGTTTTATATTG AACCACCATCTTACATCAAGATATGATTTTCATAGCTATATGGTACGCTCCATGGAAGAAGAGTTTAAGAGGATCGTTGGTGTGAG TGCACCACTTTGGGGTTTCGTTGTTGCTTTCATGTTATTCAATGTAAAGG GAGTTAATCTTTATTTCTGGATAGCCATCATTCCTGTCACT ATTGTACTTCTGGTTGGTGCAAAGTTACAGCATGTCATTGCAACCCTGGCATTGGAGAATGCTGGCTTGAGTGGATTTGGGGCTAGATTAAAACCTCGAGATGATCTTTTCTGGTTTAAGAAGCCAGAACTCTTATTATCTCTAATCCATTTCATTCTTTTCCAG AATGCCTTTGAGTTGGCTTCATTCTTCTGGTTTTGG TGGCAATTTGGATATAATTCCTGCTTCATCAGGAACCATTTTCTGGTCTATGCACGCCTTATCTTGGG GTTTGCTGGGCAGTTCCTCTGCAGTTATAGCACACTGCCCCTCTATGGATTGGTCACACAG ATGGGTTCAAACTATAAAGCTGCACTTATTCCGCAAAGAATCAGGGAGGCTATCCATGGATGGGGAAAGGAagcaaggaagaggaggaagcacCGGTGCGGCATTGGTGATTCAACAATTCATACAGAAACGAGTACGGTGTGCTCTATTGAAGAAGACGAGGAGCTGCTTATGGATCCCTCTGTTAACTCTTACATAAATATTGAGTTGCAACCATCATCTACCACAACTACTACTGACATCATCAGCAATCACTCTACAATTCGTAATGGACATTCTAACTATAGCAGTGCTGAAGCACCTCTTCTCCGGTCCTCAGTGTCTGAACCCTCGTCTCCAGCTCTTTCACTCCTTCGAGGACATGGGATTTCACGGTCAGCTTCTATGCCAATATGGAGGGGATGA
- the LOC103721872 gene encoding stem-specific protein TSJT1-like, with product MLAVFERSVAKPPAELDMSPVWPVPFDRFEAEQLFNAIFPDAVIYNFSNGSFMAISHCMDNTQHPRSAVVDDIYCLFAGSFNNLGELRRHYGLGRSTTEAMLVIEAYKVLRDRAPYPPDQVIKDFSGKFMFVLFDLKNGTIFAARDRDSDLNFAWGKVLDGSLAFSDDYQVILDMCGRSSTFFPAGCFYMNTTGLVSFEQPLHKVKAIRCTMEELCAPGIVFVVDRWYRRPGNIPRVGSESNWSDACNTREDDIEEPLGFGWGE from the exons ATGCTGGCGGTGTTCGAGAGATCAGTGGCGAAGCCGCCGGCGGAGCTCGACATGAGCCCTGTGTGGCCTGTCCCCTTCGACCGCTTCGAGGCAGAACAGCTCTTCAACGCCATCTTCCCCGATGCCGTCATCTATAATTTCTCCAATGGTAGCTTCATGGCCATCTCTCACTGCATGGATAACACCCAGCATcccag GTCAGCGGTTGTGGACGACATATATTGTCTCTTTGCCGGATCTTTCAACAACCTTGGTGAGCTCCGTCGACACTACGGCCTCGGCCGGAGCACAACGGAAGCTATGCTAGTTATTGAAGCATACAAAGTTCTACGAGACCGAGCACCTTACCCTCCTGATCAAGTCATCAAggacttcagtggaaagttTATGTTTGTGCTGTttgatctgaaaaatggaaCCATCTTTGCAGCAAGA GACCGTGATAGCGACTTGAACTTTGCATGGGGTAAGGTATTGGATGGGTCGCTTGCATTCTCGGATGACTATCAAGTTATACTGGATATGTGTGGGAGATCAAGCACTTTTTTCCCTGCAG GGTGCTTCTATATGAATACTACTGGGCTGGTTAGCTTCGAGCAACccctgcacaaggtgaaggcGATTAGGTGCACGATGGAGGAACTTTGTGCACCTGGTATCGTCTTCGTGGTGGATCGGTGGTATCGGCGACCTGGCAATATTCCTCGTGTTGGCAGTGAATCGAACTGGAGTGATGCATGCAATACCAGAGAAGATGACATTGAGGAGCCACTCGGATTTGGATGGGGTGAATGA